In one Cronobacter dublinensis subsp. dublinensis LMG 23823 genomic region, the following are encoded:
- the lpdA gene encoding dihydrolipoyl dehydrogenase: MSTEIKTQVVVLGAGPAGYSAAFRCADLGLETVIVERYNTLGGVCLNVGCIPSKALLHVAKVIEEAKALAEHGIVFGEPKTDIDKIRTWKEKVITQLTGGLAGMAKGRKVKVVNGLGKFTGANTLEVEGENGKTVINFDNAIIAAGSRPIQLPFIPHEDPRVWDSTDALELKEVPKRMLVMGGGIIGLEMGTVYHALGSEIDVVEMFDQVIPAADKDIVKVFTKRISKKFNLMLETKVTAVEAKEDGIYVSMEGKKAPAEAQRYDAVLVAIGRVPNGKNLDAGKAGVEVDDRGFIRVDKQLRTNVPHIYAIGDIVGQPMLAHKGVHEGHVAAEVIAGMKHYFDPKVIPSIAYTEPEVAWVGLTEKEAKEKGISYETATFPWAASGRAIASDCADGMTKLIFDKETHRVIGGAIVGTNGGELLGEIGLAIEMGCDAEDIALTIHAHPTLHESVGLAAEVFEGSITDLPNPKAKKK, from the coding sequence ACCCTGGGCGGTGTTTGCCTGAACGTAGGCTGTATCCCTTCTAAAGCTCTGCTGCACGTTGCGAAAGTCATCGAAGAAGCGAAAGCGCTGGCCGAGCACGGTATCGTTTTTGGCGAGCCGAAAACCGACATCGATAAAATCCGCACCTGGAAAGAAAAAGTCATCACTCAGCTGACCGGTGGTCTGGCGGGTATGGCCAAAGGCCGTAAAGTCAAAGTGGTGAACGGCCTCGGTAAATTCACCGGCGCGAACACCCTGGAAGTGGAAGGCGAGAACGGCAAAACCGTGATCAACTTCGACAACGCGATTATCGCGGCGGGCTCTCGTCCGATTCAGCTGCCGTTTATTCCGCATGAAGATCCGCGCGTATGGGATTCCACCGACGCCCTGGAACTGAAAGAAGTACCGAAACGTATGCTGGTCATGGGCGGCGGTATCATCGGTCTGGAGATGGGTACCGTTTACCATGCGCTGGGTTCAGAGATTGACGTGGTTGAAATGTTCGACCAGGTGATCCCGGCTGCCGACAAAGACATCGTTAAAGTCTTCACCAAGCGTATCAGCAAGAAATTCAACCTGATGCTGGAAACCAAAGTAACTGCCGTTGAAGCGAAAGAAGACGGTATTTACGTTTCCATGGAAGGTAAAAAAGCGCCTGCCGAAGCGCAGCGTTACGATGCCGTGCTGGTGGCTATCGGCCGTGTGCCGAATGGCAAAAACCTGGATGCGGGCAAAGCGGGCGTGGAAGTGGACGACCGTGGCTTCATCCGCGTTGACAAACAGCTGCGCACCAACGTGCCGCACATCTACGCTATCGGCGACATCGTCGGTCAGCCGATGCTGGCGCACAAAGGGGTTCACGAAGGTCACGTGGCCGCTGAAGTTATCGCGGGCATGAAACACTACTTCGACCCGAAAGTGATCCCGTCCATCGCTTACACCGAGCCAGAAGTGGCATGGGTGGGTCTGACCGAGAAAGAAGCGAAAGAGAAAGGCATCAGCTATGAAACCGCCACCTTCCCGTGGGCGGCTTCTGGCCGTGCTATCGCTTCCGATTGCGCAGACGGTATGACCAAACTGATTTTCGACAAAGAAACCCACCGTGTTATCGGCGGCGCGATTGTCGGCACCAACGGCGGCGAGCTGCTGGGTGAAATCGGTCTGGCTATCGAAATGGGCTGTGACGCGGAAGACATCGCGCTCACCATCCACGCGCACCCGACGCTGCACGAGTCTGTGGGCCTGGCGGCGGAAGTGTTCGAAGGTAGCATCACCGACCTGCCGAACCCGAAAGCGAAGAAGAAATAA
- the acnB gene encoding bifunctional aconitate hydratase 2/2-methylisocitrate dehydratase → MLEEYRKHVAERAAEGIVAKPLDATQMAALVELLKNPPAGEEEFLLDLLTNRVPPGVDEAAYVKAGFLAAVAKGDASCPLVTPEKAIELLGTMQGGYNIHPLIEALDNEKLAPIAAKALSHTLLMFDNFYDVEEKAKAGNVYAKQIMQSWADAEWFLSRPSLPEKITVTVFKVTGETNTDDLSPAPDAWSRPDIPLHALAMLKNAREGIEPDQPGAVGPVKQIEALQQKGFPLAYVGDVVGTGSSRKSATNSVLWFMGDDIPFVPNKRGGGVVLGGKIAPIFFNTMEDAGALPVEVDVSNLNMGDVIDIYPFKGEVRNHETGELLANFELKTDVLIDEVRAGGRIPLIIGRGLTTKAREALGLPHSDVFRHAKDVAESNRGYSLAQKMVGRACGVAGVRPGAYCEPKMTSVGSQDTTGPMTRDELKDLACLGFSADLVMQSFCHTAAYPKPVDVTTHHTLPDFIMNRGGVSLRPGDGVIHSWLNRMLLPDTVGTGGDSHTRFPIGISFPAGSGLVAFAAATGVMPLDMPESVLVRFKGQMQPGITLRDLVHAIPYYAIQQGLLTVEKKGKKNIFSGRILEIEGLPDLKVEQAFELTDASAERSAAGCTIKLNKEPIIEYLNSNIVLLKWMIAEGYGDRRTLERRIQGMEKWLADPQLLEADADAEYAAVIDIDLNEIKEPILCAPNDPDDARLLSDVTGDKIDEVFIGSCMTNIGHFRAAGKLLDTHKGQLPTRLWVAPPTRMDAAQLTEEGYYSVFGKSGARIEIPGCSLCMGNQARVADGATVVSTSTRNFPNRLGTGANVYLASAELAAVAALIGRLPTPDEYQQFMSQVDKTAVDTYRYLNFDQLNQYTEKADGVIFQTAV, encoded by the coding sequence GTGCTAGAAGAATACCGTAAGCACGTAGCTGAGCGTGCCGCCGAGGGGATTGTAGCCAAACCCTTAGATGCAACCCAAATGGCCGCACTCGTCGAGCTGCTGAAGAACCCGCCCGCGGGTGAAGAAGAGTTTCTGTTAGACCTGCTGACCAACCGTGTCCCCCCGGGCGTTGACGAAGCCGCCTATGTAAAAGCAGGTTTCCTTGCCGCTGTCGCCAAAGGTGATGCATCCTGCCCGCTGGTAACCCCTGAAAAAGCTATTGAACTGTTGGGCACCATGCAGGGCGGCTATAACATTCATCCGCTGATTGAAGCGCTGGATAACGAAAAGCTGGCGCCGATTGCCGCGAAAGCGCTGTCCCACACGCTGCTGATGTTCGACAACTTCTACGACGTGGAAGAGAAAGCGAAAGCGGGCAACGTGTACGCGAAGCAGATCATGCAATCCTGGGCCGATGCCGAATGGTTCCTGTCGCGCCCGTCGCTGCCTGAGAAAATCACCGTCACCGTATTCAAAGTGACCGGCGAAACCAACACCGACGATCTCTCCCCGGCGCCGGACGCCTGGTCGCGCCCGGATATCCCGCTGCACGCGCTGGCGATGCTGAAAAACGCCCGTGAAGGCATCGAGCCGGATCAACCCGGCGCCGTCGGCCCTGTTAAACAAATTGAGGCCCTGCAGCAGAAAGGCTTCCCGCTGGCCTACGTCGGCGATGTGGTCGGCACCGGCTCTTCCCGTAAATCCGCCACCAACTCCGTGCTGTGGTTTATGGGCGACGACATCCCGTTCGTGCCGAACAAACGCGGCGGCGGCGTGGTGCTCGGCGGCAAAATCGCGCCTATCTTCTTCAACACGATGGAAGATGCGGGCGCGCTGCCGGTCGAAGTGGACGTATCTAACCTGAACATGGGCGATGTGATTGACATCTACCCGTTCAAAGGCGAAGTGCGTAACCACGAAACCGGCGAGCTGCTGGCGAATTTCGAACTGAAAACCGACGTGCTGATTGACGAAGTGCGCGCGGGCGGTCGTATTCCGCTGATCATCGGTCGCGGCCTGACGACCAAAGCGCGTGAAGCGCTGGGGCTGCCGCACAGCGACGTGTTCCGTCACGCCAAAGACGTAGCGGAAAGCAACCGCGGCTACTCCCTGGCGCAGAAGATGGTCGGCCGCGCGTGCGGCGTCGCCGGCGTTCGTCCGGGCGCGTACTGCGAGCCGAAAATGACCTCCGTGGGCTCTCAGGACACCACCGGCCCGATGACCCGCGATGAGCTGAAAGACCTGGCGTGCCTCGGCTTCTCCGCCGATCTGGTGATGCAGTCCTTCTGCCACACGGCGGCGTATCCGAAGCCGGTCGACGTGACCACGCACCACACGTTGCCGGACTTCATCATGAATCGCGGCGGCGTGTCGCTGCGTCCGGGCGACGGCGTTATCCACTCCTGGCTGAACCGCATGCTGCTGCCGGATACCGTCGGCACCGGCGGCGACTCCCACACCCGTTTCCCGATCGGTATTTCGTTCCCGGCGGGCTCTGGCCTTGTGGCGTTCGCGGCCGCGACCGGCGTGATGCCGCTCGATATGCCGGAATCGGTGCTGGTGCGCTTTAAGGGCCAGATGCAGCCGGGGATTACGCTTCGTGACCTGGTTCACGCCATCCCTTACTACGCTATCCAGCAGGGCCTGCTGACCGTTGAGAAGAAGGGCAAGAAAAACATCTTCTCTGGTCGCATCCTGGAAATCGAAGGCTTGCCGGATCTGAAAGTCGAGCAGGCGTTTGAGCTGACCGACGCCTCTGCCGAGCGCTCTGCGGCGGGCTGCACCATCAAGCTCAACAAAGAGCCGATTATTGAGTACCTCAACTCCAACATCGTGCTGCTGAAGTGGATGATTGCCGAAGGCTACGGCGATCGCCGTACGCTGGAGCGTCGTATTCAGGGGATGGAGAAGTGGCTTGCCGATCCTCAACTGCTGGAAGCGGATGCTGACGCGGAATACGCGGCGGTGATCGACATCGATCTCAATGAAATCAAAGAGCCTATCCTGTGCGCGCCGAACGATCCGGACGATGCGCGTCTGCTCTCTGACGTCACCGGCGATAAGATTGACGAAGTGTTTATCGGCTCGTGCATGACCAACATCGGTCACTTCCGCGCTGCCGGTAAGCTGCTGGATACCCATAAAGGCCAGCTGCCGACCCGTCTGTGGGTTGCGCCGCCGACCCGTATGGACGCCGCACAGCTCACCGAAGAAGGCTACTACAGCGTCTTTGGTAAGAGCGGCGCGCGTATCGAGATCCCGGGCTGCTCGCTGTGCATGGGGAACCAGGCGCGCGTGGCGGACGGTGCGACGGTGGTATCCACCTCCACCCGTAACTTCCCGAACCGTCTCGGTACCGGCGCGAACGTCTATCTGGCGTCTGCCGAACTCGCTGCCGTCGCGGCGCTGATCGGTCGTCTGCCGACGCCGGATGAGTATCAGCAGTTCATGTCTCAGGTGGATAAAACCGCCGTGGACACCTACCGTTATCTGAACTTCGACCAGCTGAATCAGTACACTGAGAAAGCGGACGGCGTGATTTTCCAGACCGCGGTATAA
- the yacL gene encoding protein YacL, whose product MDYEFLRDITGGVKVRLSMGHEALGHWFNEEVKGNLALLDEVEAATREVKGSERQWQKTGHEYTLWLDGEEVMVRANQLEFSGDEMEEGMSYYDEESLSLCGVEDFLQVVKAYRDFLAQYG is encoded by the coding sequence ATGGATTATGAATTTTTACGCGACATCACCGGTGGGGTGAAAGTCCGCCTTTCAATGGGCCACGAAGCGCTCGGGCACTGGTTCAACGAAGAAGTAAAAGGCAATCTGGCGCTGCTGGATGAAGTGGAAGCGGCGACGCGCGAGGTAAAGGGCAGCGAGCGGCAGTGGCAGAAGACCGGCCATGAATACACCCTGTGGCTCGATGGCGAAGAAGTCATGGTGCGCGCCAATCAGCTGGAATTTTCCGGCGATGAAATGGAAGAAGGCATGAGTTACTACGATGAAGAGAGCCTGTCGCTGTGCGGCGTCGAGGATTTCCTTCAGGTGGTGAAAGCGTATCGCGACTTTCTGGCGCAGTACGGATAA
- the speD gene encoding adenosylmethionine decarboxylase, producing the protein MKKLKLHGFNNLTKSLSFCIYDICYAKTAEERDGYIAYIDELYNANRLTEILTETCSIIGANILNIARQDYEPQGASVTILVSEEPVDPQLIDKTEHPGPLPETVVAHLDKSHICVHTYPESHPEGGLCTFRADIEVSTCGVISPLKALNYLIHQLESDIVTIDYRVRGFTRDVNGMKHFIDHEINSIQNFLSDDMKALYDMVDVNVYQENIFHTKMLLKEFDLKHYMFHTRPEELTEEERKVITDLLWKEMREIYYGRNIPSV; encoded by the coding sequence TTGAAAAAGCTGAAACTGCATGGCTTTAACAACCTGACCAAAAGCCTGAGTTTTTGTATTTACGATATTTGCTACGCCAAAACGGCGGAAGAGCGCGATGGCTATATCGCGTATATCGATGAACTCTATAATGCTAACCGTCTGACAGAAATCCTGACGGAAACCTGCTCGATTATCGGTGCCAATATCCTGAATATCGCGCGCCAGGATTATGAGCCCCAGGGCGCCAGCGTCACGATTCTGGTAAGCGAAGAGCCGGTCGACCCGCAGCTTATCGACAAAACCGAGCACCCCGGCCCGCTGCCGGAGACCGTGGTCGCACATCTCGACAAGAGCCATATTTGCGTCCACACCTACCCGGAAAGCCACCCTGAAGGCGGCCTGTGCACCTTCCGCGCCGATATCGAAGTCTCGACCTGCGGCGTAATTTCGCCTCTTAAGGCGCTGAATTATTTAATCCACCAGCTTGAGTCCGATATTGTGACCATCGACTATCGCGTGCGCGGCTTCACCCGCGACGTGAACGGCATGAAACACTTTATCGATCACGAAATTAACTCGATTCAGAACTTTTTGTCCGACGACATGAAAGCGCTGTATGACATGGTGGACGTGAACGTTTATCAGGAAAACATCTTCCATACCAAGATGTTGCTTAAGGAGTTCGACCTTAAGCACTATATGTTCCACACCCGACCGGAAGAGTTAACCGAAGAAGAGCGCAAGGTCATTACCGACCTGCTCTGGAAAGAGATGCGCGAAATCTATTACGGACGCAATATTCCGTCCGTATAA
- the speE gene encoding polyamine aminopropyltransferase — MWHETLHDQFGQYFAVDKVLYREKTDHQDLIIFENAAFGRVMALDGVVQTTERDEFIYHEMMTHVPLLAHGHAKRVLIIGGGDGAMLREVTRHKGVESITMVEIDAGVVAFCREHLPNHNAGSYDDPRFTLVIDDGVNFVNQTTQKFDVIISDCTDPIGPGESLFTSAFYEGCKRCLNPGGIFVAQNGVCFLQQEEAIGSHKKLSHYFGDVSFYQAAIPTYYGGIMTFAWATDNEALRKLPTETLQARFHAAGLKCRYYNPAIHTAAFALPQYLQDALASQAS, encoded by the coding sequence ATGTGGCACGAAACGCTGCACGATCAGTTTGGTCAATACTTTGCCGTCGACAAAGTGCTCTATCGCGAAAAGACCGATCATCAGGATCTGATTATTTTCGAGAACGCCGCCTTTGGCCGGGTGATGGCACTTGATGGCGTGGTGCAAACCACCGAACGCGACGAGTTTATCTACCACGAGATGATGACGCACGTCCCACTGCTGGCCCACGGCCACGCGAAGCGCGTGTTGATTATCGGCGGCGGCGACGGCGCGATGCTGCGCGAAGTGACCCGTCATAAGGGCGTGGAATCCATCACGATGGTGGAGATCGACGCGGGCGTGGTGGCGTTTTGCCGCGAGCATCTTCCCAACCACAACGCTGGCAGCTACGACGATCCGCGCTTTACGCTGGTGATTGACGACGGCGTGAATTTCGTCAACCAGACCACCCAGAAATTCGACGTGATTATCTCCGACTGCACCGATCCTATCGGTCCGGGCGAGAGCCTGTTTACGTCCGCGTTTTACGAAGGGTGCAAGCGCTGCCTCAATCCAGGCGGGATTTTTGTCGCGCAGAACGGCGTCTGCTTCCTGCAGCAGGAGGAAGCCATCGGCAGCCATAAAAAGCTCAGCCACTATTTTGGCGACGTCAGCTTCTATCAGGCGGCCATCCCCACCTACTACGGCGGCATCATGACCTTCGCCTGGGCGACCGATAACGAGGCCCTGCGCAAACTGCCGACCGAAACCTTACAGGCGCGCTTTCACGCCGCCGGGCTGAAGTGCCGTTATTACAATCCGGCCATTCATACGGCAGCCTTCGCTCTGCCGCAATATTTGCAAGATGCCCTGGCGTCTCAGGCATCCTAA
- a CDS encoding YacC family pilotin-like protein, producing MRKVVRLMFLGCLLAFSTNSFALSESEAEDMADLTAVFVFLKNDCGYQNLPNGQIRRALVFFAQQNQWDLSNYDSFNMKALGEDSYRDLSGIAIPTAKKCKALARDSLSLLAYVK from the coding sequence ATGAGAAAAGTAGTCAGGCTAATGTTTCTGGGCTGTCTGTTGGCCTTTTCCACCAACAGTTTTGCGCTGAGTGAATCAGAAGCGGAAGACATGGCCGACCTGACGGCTGTTTTTGTATTTCTGAAAAACGATTGCGGCTACCAGAACCTGCCGAACGGACAGATCCGCCGCGCGCTGGTGTTTTTCGCCCAGCAAAACCAGTGGGATTTAAGCAACTACGACAGCTTCAATATGAAGGCGCTCGGCGAGGACAGCTATCGCGATCTGAGCGGCATCGCTATTCCTACCGCGAAAAAGTGCAAAGCGCTGGCGCGCGACTCGCTCAGCCTGCTTGCCTACGTGAAGTAA
- the cueO gene encoding multicopper oxidase CueO, producing the protein MQRRDFIKYTAALGALSALPTWSRAAFAAEQPALPIPALLTPDASSRIQLTVQAGKTAFAGKNVTTWGYNGSLLGPAIKLRQGKPVNVEIRNTLAEETTVHWHGLEVPGAVDGGPQGVIAPGQTRSVSFTPEQRAATCWFHPHQHGKTGHQVAMGLAGLVLIEDTESLQLMLPKLWGVDDVPLIIQDKKFTADGEVDYQLDVMTAAVGWFGDTLLCNGAVYPQHTPPKGWLRLRLLNGCNARTLNIAASDNRPLYVIASDGGLLAEPVKVTELPMLMGERFEVLVETRDGKPFDIVTLPVTQMGMTVAPFDKPQPVVRIQPVVVPASGTLPDKLVDVPALPSLDGLQERWLQLMMDPMLDMMGMQALTKRYGKQALAGNPHGQMMDQMGHGKMSHGAMNHGGHGFDFHNANKINGKAFDMNAPAFAAALGKYERWTVSGEGDMMLHPFHIHGTQFRILTENGKPPAAHRAGWKDTVWVEGARSEVLVRFDYAASAEHAYMAHCHLLEHEDTGMMLGFTVA; encoded by the coding sequence ATGCAACGCCGAGATTTTATTAAGTACACCGCCGCGCTGGGCGCGTTAAGCGCGCTGCCGACATGGAGCCGGGCCGCGTTTGCCGCAGAGCAACCGGCGCTGCCCATTCCCGCGCTGCTGACGCCTGACGCCAGCAGTCGCATTCAGCTCACGGTGCAGGCGGGCAAAACCGCGTTCGCCGGGAAAAATGTCACCACCTGGGGCTATAACGGCTCGTTACTTGGCCCGGCGATTAAGCTGCGTCAGGGCAAGCCGGTGAATGTTGAGATCCGCAATACGCTCGCCGAAGAGACGACGGTGCACTGGCACGGGCTGGAAGTGCCGGGCGCGGTGGACGGCGGCCCGCAGGGCGTCATCGCGCCGGGGCAGACCCGCAGCGTGAGCTTTACGCCGGAGCAGCGCGCCGCGACGTGCTGGTTCCATCCGCATCAGCACGGCAAAACCGGGCATCAGGTCGCGATGGGGCTGGCGGGCCTGGTGCTGATTGAAGATACCGAAAGTCTGCAACTGATGCTGCCGAAGCTGTGGGGCGTCGACGACGTGCCGCTGATTATTCAGGATAAAAAATTTACCGCGGACGGCGAGGTCGATTATCAGCTGGATGTGATGACCGCCGCCGTGGGCTGGTTTGGCGATACGCTGCTGTGTAACGGCGCAGTGTATCCGCAGCATACGCCGCCGAAAGGCTGGCTGCGCCTGCGTCTGCTGAACGGCTGTAACGCGCGCACGCTGAACATCGCCGCCAGCGATAATCGTCCGCTGTACGTTATCGCCAGCGATGGCGGTCTGCTGGCAGAGCCGGTTAAAGTGACCGAACTGCCGATGCTGATGGGCGAGCGTTTCGAGGTGCTGGTGGAAACCCGCGACGGCAAACCTTTCGATATCGTGACGCTGCCGGTGACGCAGATGGGCATGACGGTCGCGCCGTTTGATAAACCGCAGCCGGTGGTGCGCATACAGCCTGTCGTGGTGCCCGCCTCGGGCACGCTGCCGGATAAGCTGGTGGACGTCCCGGCGCTGCCTTCGCTCGACGGGCTTCAGGAACGCTGGCTGCAATTAATGATGGATCCGATGCTCGATATGATGGGTATGCAGGCGCTGACGAAACGCTACGGCAAACAGGCGCTGGCAGGCAACCCGCACGGGCAGATGATGGACCAGATGGGCCACGGCAAGATGTCGCACGGCGCGATGAACCACGGCGGGCACGGGTTCGATTTCCACAACGCCAATAAGATTAACGGAAAGGCGTTTGATATGAACGCGCCCGCGTTCGCGGCGGCGCTCGGAAAATATGAGCGCTGGACCGTTTCCGGCGAGGGCGACATGATGTTGCATCCGTTCCATATCCACGGCACGCAGTTCCGCATTCTGACCGAAAACGGCAAGCCGCCCGCCGCGCATCGCGCCGGGTGGAAAGACACCGTCTGGGTGGAAGGCGCGCGCAGCGAAGTGTTGGTGCGTTTTGATTACGCGGCGTCGGCGGAGCATGCCTATATGGCGCATTGCCATTTGTTAGAGCACGAAGACACCGGGATGATGTTAGGTTTTACGGTGGCGTGA
- a CDS encoding glucose/quinate/shikimate family membrane-bound PQQ-dependent dehydrogenase, translated as MAETKKTQSRLLVILTALFAALSGLYLLVGGIWLVSIGGSWYYPIAGVGMLATAWLLWKRNAAALWLYAIILLGTMAWGIWEVGFDFWALTPRCDVLVFFGVWLILPFVWRRLSTPSRAGVPALLVSLIITAGLLFWAGFNDPQEINGTLSADSTPAAVNGSQSIPDGDWPAYGRNQEGQRYSPLKQINTDNVHQLKEAWVFRTGDLKLPNDPGEITNEVTPIKVGDTLFLCTAHQRLFAVDAATGKEKWHFDPQLNTNPTFQHVTCRGVSYHEATAANANPDVVADCPRRIILPVNDGRLFAVNADNGKLCESFANKGILNLQTNMPVTTPGMYEPTSPPIVTDKVIVIAGAVTDNFSTREPSGVIRGFDINTGKLLWAFDPGAKDPNAIPADEHHFSLNSPNSWAPASYDAKLDMVYLPMGVTTPDIWGGNRTPEQERYASSIVALNASTGKLVWSYQTVHHDLWDMDLPAQPTLADITVKGETVPVIYAPAKTGNIFVLDRRNGKLVVPAPEKPVPQGAAKGDYVTPTQPFSDLSFRPKKDLSGADMWGATMYDQLVCRVMFHSLRYEGIFTPPSEQGTLVFPGNLGMFEWGGLAIDPHRQVAIANPMALPFVSKLVPRGPGNPMEQPKDAQGTGSESGIQPQYGVPYGVTLNPFLSPFGLPCKQPAWGYISALDLKTNDVVWKKRIGTPRDSMPFPMPFPVPFNMGMPMLGGPITTGGNVLFIGATADNYLRAYNVTNGEKLWEARLPAGGQATPMTYEVNGKQYVVISAGGHGSFGTKMGDYIVAYALPDDAK; from the coding sequence ATGGCAGAAACAAAAAAGACACAATCACGACTTCTCGTGATTCTCACAGCCCTGTTCGCAGCATTATCAGGGCTGTATTTATTGGTTGGTGGAATATGGCTGGTTTCAATCGGGGGGTCCTGGTACTACCCCATCGCAGGGGTGGGCATGCTGGCGACAGCGTGGTTACTCTGGAAACGTAACGCCGCGGCGCTGTGGCTTTACGCCATTATCCTGCTTGGGACGATGGCATGGGGCATCTGGGAAGTCGGCTTCGACTTCTGGGCGCTGACGCCGCGTTGCGACGTACTGGTGTTCTTCGGCGTCTGGCTTATCCTGCCTTTCGTCTGGCGTCGCCTCAGCACGCCGTCACGCGCAGGCGTACCAGCGCTGCTGGTCTCGTTAATTATCACTGCCGGGCTCCTGTTCTGGGCGGGCTTTAACGATCCGCAGGAAATCAACGGCACGCTCAGCGCGGACAGCACGCCTGCCGCCGTGAACGGCAGCCAGAGCATTCCTGACGGCGACTGGCCGGCTTACGGGCGTAACCAGGAAGGTCAGCGTTACTCTCCGCTTAAGCAGATCAACACCGATAACGTTCATCAGCTGAAAGAAGCCTGGGTGTTCCGCACCGGCGACCTGAAGCTACCGAACGATCCGGGTGAAATCACTAACGAAGTGACGCCGATTAAAGTGGGCGACACCCTTTTCCTTTGCACCGCGCACCAGCGTCTTTTCGCCGTTGATGCCGCGACCGGTAAAGAGAAATGGCACTTCGATCCGCAGCTGAATACGAACCCGACGTTCCAGCACGTCACCTGCCGCGGCGTGTCTTATCACGAAGCGACGGCGGCGAATGCTAACCCGGACGTTGTCGCGGATTGCCCGCGTCGTATTATCCTGCCGGTGAACGACGGTCGTCTGTTTGCGGTGAATGCGGATAACGGCAAGCTGTGTGAAAGCTTCGCTAATAAAGGCATTCTGAACCTGCAAACCAACATGCCGGTCACGACGCCGGGTATGTATGAGCCGACGTCTCCGCCGATCGTCACCGATAAGGTGATTGTTATCGCAGGCGCGGTGACCGATAACTTCTCCACCCGTGAGCCGTCAGGCGTCATCCGTGGTTTTGATATCAACACCGGTAAACTGCTGTGGGCGTTCGATCCGGGTGCGAAAGACCCGAATGCTATCCCGGCCGACGAGCATCACTTCTCGCTGAACTCCCCGAACTCGTGGGCGCCAGCGTCTTATGATGCGAAACTCGACATGGTCTACCTGCCGATGGGCGTGACCACCCCGGATATCTGGGGCGGCAACCGCACGCCGGAGCAGGAGCGCTACGCGAGCTCTATCGTCGCGCTGAACGCCTCGACCGGTAAGCTGGTGTGGTCTTATCAGACCGTTCACCACGACCTGTGGGATATGGACCTGCCTGCGCAGCCGACGCTCGCCGACATTACCGTGAAAGGCGAAACCGTTCCGGTGATTTACGCTCCGGCGAAAACCGGCAACATCTTTGTGCTGGATCGCCGCAACGGCAAGCTGGTTGTCCCGGCACCGGAAAAACCGGTTCCGCAGGGTGCTGCGAAAGGCGACTACGTGACGCCGACGCAGCCGTTCTCCGACCTTTCCTTCCGTCCGAAGAAAGATCTGAGCGGCGCGGATATGTGGGGCGCCACGATGTATGACCAGCTGGTCTGCCGCGTGATGTTCCACAGCCTGCGTTACGAAGGCATCTTTACCCCGCCGTCTGAGCAGGGCACGCTGGTGTTCCCGGGTAACCTGGGGATGTTCGAATGGGGCGGTCTGGCTATCGATCCGCACCGTCAGGTGGCGATTGCCAACCCGATGGCGCTGCCGTTCGTGTCCAAACTCGTTCCGCGTGGTCCGGGCAACCCGATGGAGCAGCCGAAAGACGCGCAGGGCACCGGCAGTGAATCCGGTATCCAGCCGCAGTACGGCGTGCCTTACGGCGTGACCCTGAACCCGTTCCTCTCTCCGTTTGGTCTGCCGTGTAAGCAGCCGGCATGGGGTTATATCTCCGCGCTGGATCTGAAGACCAACGACGTGGTGTGGAAAAAACGTATCGGTACGCCGCGCGACAGCATGCCGTTCCCGATGCCGTTCCCGGTGCCGTTTAACATGGGTATGCCGATGCTTGGTGGTCCTATCACCACCGGCGGCAACGTCCTGTTCATTGGCGCGACGGCGGATAACTACCTGCGCGCGTACAACGTGACCAACGGCGAGAAGCTGTGGGAAGCCCGCCTGCCGGCTGGCGGCCAGGCGACGCCGATGACCTATGAAGTGAACGGCAAGCAGTATGTCGTGATCTCCGCAGGCGGCCACGGCTCGTTCGGCACCAAAATGGGCGATTATATCGTCGCCTATGCGCTGCCGGATGATGCGAAGTAA